The genomic segment TCACCCATGTTAAAATCCTTAAAAATCTAATTTagagatttaaaaaaatgtttctttatttaagttcatataattgttatatttatatttttacgtAAAAGTGAATTACatgttttaaattgaattgtttgatttttatagtataaattatattgtttagAAAATATAGTTGTGAAAAGTATATTGATGTGATGCGATCCAATATTAACGGTGCATGTTGACAATATTTATCAAAGATATAACAAAATATGTAAtgtagaaatataaaaaatatcctTTCAAGTAATTTGATATTCATGGATGATTGTGATTAACGGAATAAAGGAGGGCCTAacactcagaaaaaaaaattccaaatttttctttaaattctaatttttatttttatttttagaaaaacatCATATAGACCAACATCTAACTTTTATCGAAAATGTTCCAAAAACTATATTAATGTGTTCAAATATTTGTGAGAAatgttattttctaaaaaaatgaGTTGGGTATATATATCACAACGGCTTAAAAAGTAGTTTATTTTCAGAAACCTTAATTTATGACACCTTGtaataaaattgtaacaaaGCAAAAggataagagaaaaatatgagagaaaagaagaaataagtGCATAGTGATGTGGTGTGACACATAAAGATAAAAGTGGCTTCATAGATCAAAACAAGAGGAAGAAAGGGAAAGTGTTGAATGAAAGTTATAGAAGAATGAGTTATGCATTCTTTTTGCTTGAAGGAGAAATGCATCAAAATAACTACAAACAAAACATCTTTCTTTTTAGCTCCCAAACAGAGTTCCGCACATtctatttttggaataaaagaatgCAAATTATAAGAGAAAATGACATTTATTAAATAGTTTGATTCTCTTGCCTCAAGCCCTAACACTCTCAAAGAatgcaattttttatattccagaatagaaattttatatttcggttacgtttcaaaatatattttgttttatattctaaactatacattttaaaatacaaattttatatttcgaGTTATGTATTTTACAATATGTAAGTATTGATGTTTAACTAGATTATATATTCTGAAATGTAACACAATTCAGAACTTccaaaagataaatttaaaatttttaaacttatGGAAGTGCACATGAAATTATGGGGTTGCAAGAAGAAtttatctttcatatttttttattacactcTCTCAATTTTTAAGATAATGGCCATTTTACTTTTCATAAAGGTGACTTTTGGATTACTGGTTTCAACTGAAAcaagttttataaatattttaaaacaatgtcCAGAATAGGATTTCATAAACAAGTTTTTTAGGTTACATGAGATGCTTTTTAAAATGAGTTTCAGAACAAGATTTCTAAAGCAAACTTTCTGGAATATACGAGATGTATTCtgaaataatttctaaaatgagttttcataataaatatgataCATTCCAGAACAAGTTTTCGGGAACAAACTTCCCATAGTTTTactcactttctctttttctttccctcAAATAGTGCAATGACAATGAAGAACAAAGGTGTAGATGGAGATGCTGACAACAATAATGACATGGTGCAATAAGTATtttaagtctttttttttcttttagtgtagggagtgcatgaaaaaaaagaagCCTGAAGTGTTTAATGATGTTGaaatctaaaatgaaaaaaaggcTTGTCATTTAAAAAGAAGGATATTGGCTACATTAAGCTTGGATCTATTCGGTATGGTAAAAACAACTAAGCTAAATTTagcttttcattttttaacttatatactatattaattttagttagTTTCCTTTTAAAGtgcttaattttatttttctagttcTAAAGTGAATTTTTTgcttcttttaattatttttaactttaaaaaatttaatgttgacatgtttttatagtttaatactGTTTCTAACTTTTAacgaattaaaataaatttacaggAACTTGACggacactaaaaaaaatataacgtGGTTAAAATAAAGGActagatatataatttaaccaaaaataaagaattttaaaatatttgagatTTGGATTTAAAGAGTAtacaaaaatttgaataaaaaggTACTATTAAGAGTTAGGATTTGTAAACGTAACTTTCTCTGTTTTCTTTGaacttgttttaaataaaataagagaacaTACATAACTTTTCATACCATTTATCTATTTTTGCTTCTGCCCAATAAAATATTGCTCCAAAATGAATTTTAACTGTTTCATTTGTTTATTACAAATCAAATCCCAAATATAATATGCTTTAACTAGCTAAATCGAGGTTGTTACTATTTTCAATTctaaacatttaaaaacaaGTTTTCCTTTTGTTGTCATTTCAAAACAGAACGCATCATAACCTTGACTACAAATTTCATACATTTCTCAGGGAAAAGTTAGAACACAATTGTTCATCATTAAAATCATCCCGTTTCTTAATATTGAGTTAGGCCGTAATTACTTTATGGAGCTTCACAGTATAAACTCTACTTGAGCATTTCAATCAGTATAACCTTGGACTACCTTCTCATCTGTGTGAATAGCTCAGGTGGCTTACTGCCGCCAGCTGCACCAAATCCACTATTCCCTTGGCTGCTAAATGCTCCAAAACCACCACCTGAACCAGCTCCAGCAAATCCTCCAACACCAGGAGGAGCAGCACCGGCAAATCCACCACCAGAAAATCCACTAGCAGGGGATGCAACACCAGCAAAGCCTCTGCCTGTTGATGCTATGCCAGCAAACCCTCCACCAATGGCAGTGTTAGTAGAACTACTTCCAGCAAATCCACGACCAAAACCACTGGGAGGGGAAAAACCACTTCCAGGTAAACCACTACCAAGCTGTCTTGATTGTCCAAAACCACCGAGTACTGATCCAAGAACCTGTTGCCCTGATCCAATTTGAGCTGGCTTCCCAAACCCACTAGGAGGAGCTTGATCAGGAACAGCTGCGCCAGTATTGAAGCCACCAGAGAATGCACCAGGATTTGTTGTCTGAGTTTGCGCAGATGACTGAGGGTTTGAGAAAGTAAAAGATGCTGGTTTAAACATCGCTCCATTACGAACAGAGAATGAAACTGTAGAGCTTGATAAACTAGTCGCTACATTATTAAATGAACCCCCAAAAGGATTTGACTTAGGCATTGATGGGTTAGGGCTTGAGCTAATCCCAAACCCGCCAAAACTTCCCAAACTAAGTTCAGCCGTGTTGTTACTTGTCTCAGGAGCTTCTTCCTCCATCTCATCCTCATGTGAAATTCCAACTTCCAAACCCTCATTTTTCCCACTTGAAGCACTAGcagaagaaaggaaagaagttGAAAACTGCAAGGGAGTATCAGAAGGTCGTGCAGCTTGAGAAACTGGGATTGCATTGAGATCAAAACTTGTTATATTGTTGGAGGAAGATTGATCGATAGTAGGACTGAATTTCCTTGTAGGTTCAAGCTTCAATTCAGATGCATTATTTACGGGTTCATTCGGTCTAGTGACTACTTCTGCAGCAGCGTCTGGATCAGTCTTTGAATTAGACACAGCAGCTGGTTGAATATCTGCTTTCAGTAGAGAAGCCGGTTGAATATCTGATTTAGATACGGAAGCTGGTTGAGTCTCTGACTTAAGTGGCCCTATGGAAGACTTAAAGCCAGGTGGGTTAGGTAGCGATGTCACTGTGTCTTTAGGTTTCTGAttagaaaagtgaagaaaaggtgatgaagatgatgacatggcaaGATTTGAATCCGTAGTGGTTTTCAAACTAGTCAAGCTATTTGATGTCACTGACGCTGCTACTGGCACTGCTGCAGATGGGACAGATGATGATGGTGGGGAGGATGATGTCTTAGCAGTCGAAGATGGCACAAAGTTAAATGAACCATCAAATGTGGGGACTGCAGGAACATTTTCCTTGGGCAGGCTTTTATCAACGTGGAATTCAGTAACTTTTCCCAGGAAGTGTGACGATGTAGAAGTAGTAGATGACTGTGTCTCAGATGACGGGAAGACTTTTCTCAAAGTCTCGGGAGTAAACGCACTAGAAGGTTTGTCTACGGTTGTGGAACTCGTAGCAATAGTCATTTTACTCTTTGTAATGGGCATTTCACTGGATATAGTCTGCATTGAAGGTGTTTCTGTGGTTGAATAGGTAGGTATTGATGATTTTTGAGCGATTTTCCAATGCAGGGTAGGCttgttttcattatttgaaGCAAAATCAAACTTTTGAACAGTTGATTTTTCAGTAGCCAAATCTTTAGTCTCTGTGGAATAACCATGCACCATTGTTGGTGACAAATGGAATGCAGACTGTGGGGGTATGAATAAAGCATTACCTTTTGGCAAAACACTAGATGTACACTCTGAAAATTGAGTGGGTGCTCGGAGGCTGTCAGCAGGTATAAATGCCTTTGATTTTTCCGACACCTCTTCAAGTTGAAGATGAGAATTTAGAATGTTTGCTGCAAGTATATTCATAAAAAACTTAAGTGTCAGAAACTTAAACCATAAGTTAACAACCAGGTAAACAATTGATTGCAGCTCACCTTTCGTTTTAGAAGGGAATACAACTGAAGGAATTCTAGCATCTGTCTGACGAGGAGCAGATCCCTCTAACGTGGtagcttttttttctttattcattgAATAtaatgattcttttttattaagtttcTGAAGTTCTTGCAGTAGCATCCTCTTGACGGTGGTCTTAGGAGGTTCAAAACAGGTCCAACTCTGCACCAAAATCGGTAGAAGTCACAAGTCACAATCATTAATCGAAGCAATATACCAGAACAACTACATAAGGACAATAAAGATCCTAATCATACTTAAGATAATTTCTAGGGACATGTTACATTTCCCACCACTATTTTCCCGAAGCAGTATTTTTATTTCACCACTCAAACACTCCAGTTAACTCACCTCCATTTTACTTATACAAATGAATAGTGATTTCCTTCAAATTACTAGACAGATGGAAGTTTCGGATAAAAATGTACGCACGAAAATACAAATGTACTAGCAGAAATATTTAGAACATGGTTATTATAATCAACAGAAGCagacaaaaaatagaaatatattgtCAGTCTTTATTCAAACAACCAACTGAACAGCACAAACAAATCAGTTTGCTTAATTGTGGCATATTGATATGACCAAAACTGAAGTAATCCATAAGCAACTAACACATCAATATACCCGGTCAAGTGAGTCTCTTCTCCTCCTGGCCGTTTCCGGTTCACAACTCTTCACTGCACTGGTTTGATATCTCCTAGATTGATCTTTATTAACTGTCAAatcagaaaacagaatcttcttACTAGGTGGAGTCTTCATAAAACATTTCGTGTCTGGTGAGCCAAAAGCTTCCTCGTATGGAATTCCTATTGTTTCAAGTAGCTCCTTCAAATTCTTTCTTTCCTCAGTTTGAGACCTTAAACTCAACGCTGACATTTGTTTTGAAAGGCAATCAGAGAGATTTTCTGCAGCTACAAGCTGTGAATTGATTGCACTATGTAAACTATGCAATGACTGAACATATCTGCAAAGGGGAGGAAACTAAAGTCCAGTCAAACAGAAGATTTTAAAAAGCTTGAAGTTAAATGCCTACCTAGACACACAGGAGATTTCATAACAAAGAGAAACCAACCAGAAATGAAAATCTACTATTAATGCAATGCAAAGCCTTCAATCTCTCCAAATCCACAAAAAGAAGACTTCTAGACAAGCCATATGTAAAATTCCCAGAGAAGCTAAATGCAAATCTAACTCCCAGATAAATAAGAGCTAATGAATGGAATCTCAACATGGATTATGTGTGTCACATGGTTCGGGGATGGATTTTTGATCTTCCTGGTGATGGTGCTCAACTTGTGCTGAGTAGTTAAGTAGCAGAAAAATAAGCAAATGCAACAAAGAGCACAAATAAGGAGACATCAAGCAACATGAGTGTGTGCTGGACAAGAAAAATACAAAGGCGAAGTAAATTAATAGTGCAGGCATTTCAGATTGTAAAAAGCACAAACCAATGTTCACTTTTATGTTGTTGCATCGCAGTGAAGCAAATCATTCAATGTTTTATATTCATACTTCCCCTTGGAAGTGTGTTTACCTAATTGTCCATGTGGATGAGAGTAATTTTTTGAAATGATGCTGCTAAAATCGcttaactaaaaaaatagttttgcTATACTCCacttttcctttcttgtatgTACTTGTTAGATATATTGTATTGCTATGAGAATTACAATTTGGAAATGTCACTCAAATAAATATGGTTACTTATATGTGACAATTAAACTACTATTCATATCAATTCTAATCTTGTTTTTCACAAGAGGACCAAATACATtcaaattgattgtcatttcattcgagagaAGATTGTATTTGAAGATATTAAAACTGAGTTCATAAAATCAAATGATCAACAAACATTTTCACCAAGTCTTTACAGAGACcaagaattgattatatttgtaacaagcttggtacatatgatttatatgcacCGGTTTTAGGCAGCGTTAGATATATtgcattttatgttaattaggaaAAATGTCcctatgttaattatgttattttttagatATTCATTTGTATTTGGGCTTAGCCCACATTCTCTGTATTATAAATACATTACTATATGTCTATTTTCTACACAAGAGAGATTAACCCTATACCtaatttttcactatattcaatacTTGCAAATTATGTCTATTAACAAGCCTATCAGTTCTGGTATCAAGAGTAGTATCTCTTCCAATTAGTAAGTGATCAGTACTACTACAGATTACTTAATGGCAACAAGACAAATGATCGGACCACATCTATACATTCAAATTGCATGAACATCTTAAGAGTTACAGTGCAAAATTTATTACAAGTTATTATACCTCGAAGGTCCATATCTATTTTGGGAAGGTCCATGACCCATGCCCCGGCCACCATTTTGACTGAATTTATTCAGTTCAAGGGCATTGAAATGCCTCTCCAATTCAATTAATTGATTGGTCAAATCCTGGAATAAGGATTGAGATAAACTTGTCATAACATAGATCACAATATATGCTGTCGTTTTAGCTGAATTGGCAAATTATAACCCATAATACCTGATTCAGACTCAATATATGCTGTCGTTTTAGCTCAAGTTCTGAATTCAACTTTTGCCTATTCCATAGATCCCAATATCGGCTATCAGAAGCTTGCTTATATACGCCCtccaaatatatttttcttgccATAACTGTAATCCAAACAGATAACCACTTAGGTCGAATGGAGAAAATGTCTTATGCCATTTTGACAACAAAAAGAATACATGTAACAATAAAAGTGGGATGTCACTCGGGacagaatataatttttctaacaaaaaatgttgttttactTTGTTCACAAGATAAAGCAAGAGACTGAGTTTGAGCCcctacaaaatatataatttaaaacatgttgACAAATTTTTATGGTATCAATTTACATTTGAATACAGATCAGACTGAATCCTCAACTATTTTGACAAGGCACAGATCTTTAGATGATTCAGCCTCCTTTGAAGACTTGATGGAAAACTTTTAAAGGCCCAATGGTGAAAGTAATGATTTCCAGAAGCCTGTTAAAAACGACTGTATTTTACATTGACCAAAAGTATAATTTAGCATATATGGAATCTTTTGgatatttgatattttagcAGATACACCAGTACAAAAAAATTCTAGACAAATTACTCACCATTttgcaataaaatatttttattttttattaaatatagaCAGGTACACTAATAGTATACTAATATTACTGAATTGATGTCACCAAACAGTTAAATTCGTTAACAATTCCGCGAAAAAATACTGATAAAGATTACCTCGTATTGTCTTGTTAAGAAGATAATGAACTTCCTCGTGATGTTCATCCACTTGGGACTGAAAAGTTAAGGGgatataatttgaatattagAATAACTAGGATAACGGAAACAAAACAGACACGCATGAGTAGTAAtgacattagaaaaaaaaaatctgaattataatacatatataaaaggCATAAACACTAATCAGTTGTCCATTATAATCCAATATAAGTTGTGAAAGTTCAGTACactcataaaaaaatacactacGCATGTAAAAGAAGAAaccattaaaataattgaatggaAAGAGAGATAATGAAACACTATTTACGCCTAAAGCTAATGAATCGTAGgacaaaaagaaagataaaaatagtaagcaagaaaacacaataaaattctTGGAACACTTGAGGGGCTTAAGTATATCTAGAATACATTGAGACATCACAGCTGCATAGCATAGGCAAATACAAATTCAGCTTGTTTTGTAAACTGTAGTCTTTGCAAATATAACAAACCAACATctccagaaaagaaaaaagaaatatggaaaAATGTTAAGGAATAACTAAATCAAAGtttcaaaaaaaacaaaaaacaaaaacaaaaaggacAAGTTTGTAGGTCACCAAATAGGTTACAAAAATAGATAACCATTAGTAGTTTTCTAAGACTATTGGAAAAACTATTATCATGCATTGACTTCAAAAACCAGTTTTGTGTAGATGAGTTTCCTCTACCAGAAACTacttaaaaagaaattagaaaacatTCAAACAATAGCAATGGACATTGGTGGTCCATTCCCTCTACAAACCAAAACGGAA from the Vigna angularis cultivar LongXiaoDou No.4 chromosome 3, ASM1680809v1, whole genome shotgun sequence genome contains:
- the LOC108325961 gene encoding nuclear pore complex protein NUP214 isoform X2, whose protein sequence is MSPTKIEPEEVEGEIIGSTDYFFVKVGEAVPLKSSDFNFEVETLPSQAIAISERFRLTFVAHSCGFFVVRTKDLIDSANEFKEKRNGSPVQQLSLVDVSIGRIRSLTLSTDNLTLAAVTSLSGDIRFYSVESFLNKEVKQSFSCSLDDSALVKDMRWITTQKNSYIVLSNTGKLYHGEIGFPLKQVMDNVDAVDWGMKGSFVAVASKSVLSILSVEFEERVSISLSFGSWIGDSAANNSIKVDYVKCIRPDSIVIGCVQVTEDGKEENYLVQVIRSRHGEINDKCSELVVQSFYDIYQGLIDDIVPVGSGPYLLSVYINQCQLAINANLKNTDQHIILLGWSADDDKSEAAIVDIERDKWVPRIELQENGDDNLLVGLCVDNVSIYQKVGVQLGVEEMTELSPICVLVCLTLEGKLVMFHVASLAGNKDSPEIVSVLHNYENTSLESHPGDKGCTFSEGLQKQEDKTFEVNGNLMAKPSGSLQQITCSDTKDSEVKLVANSQSLSSNEQQVVSVVDANQDTGNQNPFGSGEPQKILGQKTAALGTNIGSLTVNNHSASSGLPETTEKTRELWTGNSSRDSQRAFNLFPGEKFSFPKESHVSSVSASSYADGVGFQDRKYTMGATNVSGIIGGKPFVVQDMNKSPAINSTSKLAQNRGQLSPLVAGNMLPALNSSSHLSSDSNTAAMKSSATKFLPSNEQHGTSTKLGISSSDLSKQFGNINEMTKELDLLLRSIEVAGGFKDACTRSLQSSIEEVELGMDALSKKCKLLMSQVDEHHEEVHYLLNKTIRVMARKIYLEGVYKQASDSRYWDLWNRQKLNSELELKRQHILSLNQDLTNQLIELERHFNALELNKFSQNGGRGMGHGPSQNRYGPSRYVQSLHSLHSAINSQLVAAENLSDCLSKQMSALSLRSQTEERKNLKELLETIGIPYEEAFGSPDTKCFMKTPPSKKILFSDLTVNKDQSRRYQTSAVKSCEPETARRRRDSLDRSWTCFEPPKTTVKRMLLQELQKLNKKESLYSMNKEKKATTLEGSAPRQTDARIPSVVFPSKTKANILNSHLQLEEVSEKSKAFIPADSLRAPTQFSECTSSVLPKETKDLATEKSTVQKFDFASNNENKPTLHWKIAQKSSIPTYSTTETPSMQTISSEMPITKSKMTIATSSTTVDKPSSAFTPETLRKVFPSSETQSSTTSTSSHFLGKVTEFHVDKSLPKENVPAVPTFDGSFNFVPSSTAKTSSSPPSSSVPSAAVPVAASVTSNSLTSLKTTTDSNLAMSSSSSPFLHFSNQKPKDTVTSLPNPPGFKSSIGPLKSETQPASVSKSDIQPASLLKADIQPAAVSNSKTDPDAAAEVVTRPNEPVNNASELKLEPTRKFSPTIDQSSSNNITSFDLNAIPVSQAARPSDTPLQFSTSFLSSASASSGKNEGLEVGISHEDEMEEEAPETSNNTAELSLGSFGGFGISSSPNPSMPKSNPFGGSFNNVATSLSSSTVSFSVRNGAMFKPASFTFSNPQSSAQTQTTNPGAFSGGFNTGAAVPDQAPPSGFGKPAQIGSGQQVLGSVLGGFGQSRQLGSGLPGSGFSPPSGFGRGFAGSSSTNTAIGGGFAGIASTGRGFAGVASPASGFSGGGFAGAAPPGVGGFAGAGSGGGFGAFSSQGNSGFGAAGGSKPPELFTQMRR
- the LOC108325961 gene encoding nuclear pore complex protein NUP214 isoform X3 — translated: MSPTKIEPEEVEGEIIGSTDYFFVKVGEAVPLKSSDFNFEVETLPSQAIAISERFRLTFVAHSCGFFVVRTKDLIDSANEFKEKRNGSPVQQLSLVDVSIGRIRSLTLSTDNLTLAAVTSLSGDIRFYSVESFLNKEVKQSFSCSLDDSALVKDMRWITTQKNSYIVLSNTGKLYHGEIGFPLKQVMDNVDAVDWGMKGSFVAVASKSVLSILSVEFEERVSISLSFGSWIGDSAANNSIKVDYVKCIRPDSIVIGCVQVTEDGKEENYLVQVIRSRHGEINDKCSELVVQSFYDIYQGLIDDIVPVGSGPYLLSVYINQCQLAINANLKNTDQHIILLGWSADDDKSEAAIVDIERDKWVPRIELQENGDDNLLVGLCVDNVSIYQKVGVQLGVEEMTELSPICVLVCLTLEGKLVMFHVASLAGNKDSPEIVSVLHNYENTSLESHPGDKGCTFSEGLQKQEDKTFEVNGNLMAKPSGSLQQITCSDTKDSEVKLVANSQSLSSNEQQVVSVVDANQDTVNNHSASSGLPETTEKTRELWTGNSSRDSQRAFNLFPGEKFSFPKESHVSSVSASSYADGVGFQDRKYTMGATNVSGIIGGKPFVVQDMNKSPAINSTSKLAQNRGQLSPLVAGNMLPALNSSSHLSSDSNTAAMKSSATKFLPSNEQHGTSTKLGISSSDLSKQFGNINEMTKELDLLLRSIEVAGGFKDACTRSLQSSIEEVELGMDALSKKCKLLMSQVDEHHEEVHYLLNKTIRVMARKIYLEGVYKQASDSRYWDLWNRQKLNSELELKRQHILSLNQDLTNQLIELERHFNALELNKFSQNGGRGMGHGPSQNRYGPSRYVQSLHSLHSAINSQLVAAENLSDCLSKQMSALSLRSQTEERKNLKELLETIGIPYEEAFGSPDTKCFMKTPPSKKILFSDLTVNKDQSRRYQTSAVKSCEPETARRRRDSLDRSWTCFEPPKTTVKRMLLQELQKLNKKESLYSMNKEKKATTLEGSAPRQTDARIPSVVFPSKTKANILNSHLQLEEVSEKSKAFIPADSLRAPTQFSECTSSVLPKGNALFIPPQSAFHLSPTMVHGYSTETKDLATEKSTVQKFDFASNNENKPTLHWKIAQKSSIPTYSTTETPSMQTISSEMPITKSKMTIATSSTTVDKPSSAFTPETLRKVFPSSETQSSTTSTSSHFLGKVTEFHVDKSLPKENVPAVPTFDGSFNFVPSSTAKTSSSPPSSSVPSAAVPVAASVTSNSLTSLKTTTDSNLAMSSSSSPFLHFSNQKPKDTVTSLPNPPGFKSSIGPLKSETQPASVSKSDIQPASLLKADIQPAAVSNSKTDPDAAAEVVTRPNEPVNNASELKLEPTRKFSPTIDQSSSNNITSFDLNAIPVSQAARPSDTPLQFSTSFLSSASASSGKNEGLEVGISHEDEMEEEAPETSNNTAELSLGSFGGFGISSSPNPSMPKSNPFGGSFNNVATSLSSSTVSFSVRNGAMFKPASFTFSNPQSSAQTQTTNPGAFSGGFNTGAAVPDQAPPSGFGKPAQIGSGQQVLGSVLGGFGQSRQLGSGLPGSGFSPPSGFGRGFAGSSSTNTAIGGGFAGIASTGRGFAGVASPASGFSGGGFAGAAPPGVGGFAGAGSGGGFGAFSSQGNSGFGAAGGSKPPELFTQMRR
- the LOC108325961 gene encoding nuclear pore complex protein NUP214 isoform X1, which gives rise to MSPTKIEPEEVEGEIIGSTDYFFVKVGEAVPLKSSDFNFEVETLPSQAIAISERFRLTFVAHSCGFFVVRTKDLIDSANEFKEKRNGSPVQQLSLVDVSIGRIRSLTLSTDNLTLAAVTSLSGDIRFYSVESFLNKEVKQSFSCSLDDSALVKDMRWITTQKNSYIVLSNTGKLYHGEIGFPLKQVMDNVDAVDWGMKGSFVAVASKSVLSILSVEFEERVSISLSFGSWIGDSAANNSIKVDYVKCIRPDSIVIGCVQVTEDGKEENYLVQVIRSRHGEINDKCSELVVQSFYDIYQGLIDDIVPVGSGPYLLSVYINQCQLAINANLKNTDQHIILLGWSADDDKSEAAIVDIERDKWVPRIELQENGDDNLLVGLCVDNVSIYQKVGVQLGVEEMTELSPICVLVCLTLEGKLVMFHVASLAGNKDSPEIVSVLHNYENTSLESHPGDKGCTFSEGLQKQEDKTFEVNGNLMAKPSGSLQQITCSDTKDSEVKLVANSQSLSSNEQQVVSVVDANQDTGNQNPFGSGEPQKILGQKTAALGTNIGSLTVNNHSASSGLPETTEKTRELWTGNSSRDSQRAFNLFPGEKFSFPKESHVSSVSASSYADGVGFQDRKYTMGATNVSGIIGGKPFVVQDMNKSPAINSTSKLAQNRGQLSPLVAGNMLPALNSSSHLSSDSNTAAMKSSATKFLPSNEQHGTSTKLGISSSDLSKQFGNINEMTKELDLLLRSIEVAGGFKDACTRSLQSSIEEVELGMDALSKKCKLLMSQVDEHHEEVHYLLNKTIRVMARKIYLEGVYKQASDSRYWDLWNRQKLNSELELKRQHILSLNQDLTNQLIELERHFNALELNKFSQNGGRGMGHGPSQNRYGPSRYVQSLHSLHSAINSQLVAAENLSDCLSKQMSALSLRSQTEERKNLKELLETIGIPYEEAFGSPDTKCFMKTPPSKKILFSDLTVNKDQSRRYQTSAVKSCEPETARRRRDSLDRSWTCFEPPKTTVKRMLLQELQKLNKKESLYSMNKEKKATTLEGSAPRQTDARIPSVVFPSKTKANILNSHLQLEEVSEKSKAFIPADSLRAPTQFSECTSSVLPKGNALFIPPQSAFHLSPTMVHGYSTETKDLATEKSTVQKFDFASNNENKPTLHWKIAQKSSIPTYSTTETPSMQTISSEMPITKSKMTIATSSTTVDKPSSAFTPETLRKVFPSSETQSSTTSTSSHFLGKVTEFHVDKSLPKENVPAVPTFDGSFNFVPSSTAKTSSSPPSSSVPSAAVPVAASVTSNSLTSLKTTTDSNLAMSSSSSPFLHFSNQKPKDTVTSLPNPPGFKSSIGPLKSETQPASVSKSDIQPASLLKADIQPAAVSNSKTDPDAAAEVVTRPNEPVNNASELKLEPTRKFSPTIDQSSSNNITSFDLNAIPVSQAARPSDTPLQFSTSFLSSASASSGKNEGLEVGISHEDEMEEEAPETSNNTAELSLGSFGGFGISSSPNPSMPKSNPFGGSFNNVATSLSSSTVSFSVRNGAMFKPASFTFSNPQSSAQTQTTNPGAFSGGFNTGAAVPDQAPPSGFGKPAQIGSGQQVLGSVLGGFGQSRQLGSGLPGSGFSPPSGFGRGFAGSSSTNTAIGGGFAGIASTGRGFAGVASPASGFSGGGFAGAAPPGVGGFAGAGSGGGFGAFSSQGNSGFGAAGGSKPPELFTQMRR